DNA sequence from the Myxocyprinus asiaticus isolate MX2 ecotype Aquarium Trade chromosome 3, UBuf_Myxa_2, whole genome shotgun sequence genome:
gcggcaatcaacattatgccacaaatgctgtcaattaagcttaatttgtattgaacccggaatattcctttaatttcaacatttaggCTACTAATACATGTTTGCATTAAACGTTGTAACATTGATTAATGCATTAACACAAATACaacattactgtaaagtgttagccTAAGAAAGTTATAATAAAGAGTAAACTCCACTGAATTGTAGCTTTTATTGAATTTTCCTGGAGAATTTTCACAACAGTCTGCACTCTAAATCCAATTTTACATCAGGATGTTTTGACTGTGCATCTATGACATAACTTTGTGCACTTCCCAATAATCCCTTCACTTTACTACTGATAAAATAACGATAAATAAGAACTCACTGTATGGATCGTCTTTACTCTTGGTGCCGTTCACTCTCCCGTCTTTCCCGATCCTGAGGAAGAACTTCTGGAAGGAGAAGAGTTTCCTCTGGCGCACGTCTCCCTGTAGATGTACGTAGCTGCGCACATGCCGGCCGGATGAGGAGATGGATGAGGAGTTGGCGGTCCGGTGCGCCCGCTGCAACCCACACGCGCTGCGACAGGTGACGGTGGACGCGTGGATCACGGAGGCGGCGAGAAGGTACAGTACAAACAGCGACCAGCATGCAGACACACCGTTACTCACAGTCCATCTCCTCATGGTACTCCACATGGAACATGCTGGTCAAGAAATGTGCATGGATGCTCCTCACCCCAAAATAACTCTAAATATGACTCTGTCATCCAGTGAAGGAAACTTCAAGTTCTGGAATTGTGTTGAGGAACAAGTCTTAGACGTTTCTGCTTATTAGATagatatacaaataatttttaatccCATTTGGGAATTATTATCATTGGAGATCTTAGTCTTCTTGTATTTCCAGTGGATTAGTCCATGGGTGAACCTCAAAATGACCTTGTTCTTGACATCCTGCCTCCTTAAGTGATCATCCTACCTCCAGGAGGGCCATGCTGCTCTCTCTGTTCCCTCCCTAATCCTGTCCGTCATTCTGCAACCCTTCCTCCATTCTCACACACTTTTGCCCCTCCTCGTCATGTTCCCCCCTGAATTCCCTCTGTTTGGGGTCTCTGTGGGCTATGTCTGATAGGGCTTTTTGTGAATGGCCTTTATCTCCTGCTCTTTGATAGTGGACTAGGACGAAAAAAGAGGAACAAACCTCACCAGAGGGCAGACTTGATTGGTCCCATCTGAAGATAAGAAGCTTTTAGTCTGATGACGTTTTTTGgaattgtcatgttttgttttcttttagctTTGGATCATTACTCTTTCACTTTGTGTATAAATGTGCAGGTCTAATGCAATACCAGAGACGTTACAAGGGAAGTTGAGAGAAAAGGCAAGGTTTAGCATCAGACTTTTgctttctttttgtgttgttggTCTCTGTTGCACATTAGACGTTATTCTGCGTAGCATGTTGAGTGTTACTTTAAAAGAACCATGGAGGCATCTTTCAATTAAAGGATTATTCCGAATTCAATACAACTGATTGCATTTGTGGCACAATCTTCCACTCgacccttcttttctt
Encoded proteins:
- the fgf10b gene encoding fibroblast growth factor 10b, translated to MWSTMRRWTVSNGVSACWSLFVLYLLAASVIHASTVTCRSACGLQRAHRTANSSSISSSGRHVRSYVHLQGDVRQRKLFSFQKFFLRIGKDGRVNGTKSKDDPYSILEITSVDVGIVAIRGLGSNHYLAISKKGELYGARNYGMNCRLKERIEENGYNTYASAQWKNKRRQMFVGLNAHGRPLQGRKTRRRNTATHFLPIVV